A genome region from Hydrogenoanaerobacterium saccharovorans includes the following:
- the tig gene encoding trigger factor, with protein sequence MKLVKAEKIETNKYQLEISIGAEEFEAAIEKAYRKNVKQINMPGFRKGKAPRKMIEKVYGEGAFYEDAINDIYPKAYSDAVDEAKIEPVDKAEIEMSDVDKNGFTFKATVTVKPEVSVKDYKGIKAVKYTAEVTDEEIDAELNRMRERAGRIVPVEGRAAQMGDTAVINFEGFCDGVAFEGGKGENFPLQLGSGQFIPGFEEQVVGKEIDAEFDVEVTFPEQYGEESLAGKPAVFKCKLNELKTKELPEVDDELAKDMSEFSTLDELKADIKAKVQERKDKAAQDDLENRLIDTVIENMEAEIPQCMFDTRIDQSVKEFEYRLQSQGLNLDSYLQYTNMELDAFRKTFAEQADKQVRIRLALEKIVELEGLTASEEEISKEYENMAKNYGMPVDQIKKVLPATEIAQDLAVNKAIDLVRDSAVVTTEAAPQAEEEAPAKKKAPAKKKAPAKKKTEKAEDAE encoded by the coding sequence ATGAAATTAGTCAAAGCAGAAAAGATTGAGACCAACAAATATCAGCTTGAAATATCCATCGGTGCTGAGGAGTTTGAAGCAGCAATTGAAAAAGCATACCGCAAAAATGTAAAACAAATCAACATGCCCGGCTTCAGAAAAGGCAAAGCACCAAGAAAAATGATTGAAAAAGTTTACGGCGAAGGCGCTTTCTATGAGGATGCTATCAATGATATTTATCCCAAAGCATACAGTGATGCTGTAGACGAGGCTAAAATCGAGCCCGTGGACAAAGCTGAAATCGAAATGTCTGACGTTGACAAAAACGGCTTTACTTTTAAAGCAACTGTTACTGTAAAACCTGAAGTTTCGGTTAAAGATTACAAAGGCATAAAAGCAGTTAAATATACCGCAGAAGTTACCGACGAAGAGATTGACGCCGAACTTAACAGAATGCGCGAGCGTGCAGGCAGAATTGTACCTGTTGAAGGCAGAGCTGCACAGATGGGCGACACTGCTGTTATCAACTTTGAGGGCTTCTGTGACGGTGTTGCGTTTGAAGGCGGTAAAGGCGAAAACTTCCCTCTGCAACTCGGCTCCGGCCAGTTTATTCCCGGTTTTGAAGAGCAGGTTGTCGGCAAAGAAATTGATGCAGAGTTTGATGTTGAAGTAACCTTCCCCGAGCAGTACGGCGAAGAAAGCCTTGCAGGCAAACCTGCAGTTTTCAAATGCAAGCTGAATGAGCTTAAAACAAAAGAACTTCCCGAAGTTGATGACGAACTGGCAAAAGATATGAGTGAGTTTTCTACTTTGGATGAACTGAAAGCTGATATCAAGGCAAAAGTACAGGAGCGCAAAGACAAAGCTGCACAGGATGACCTTGAGAACAGACTCATTGATACCGTAATCGAAAACATGGAGGCGGAGATTCCTCAGTGCATGTTTGATACTAGAATTGACCAAAGCGTAAAAGAATTCGAGTACAGACTGCAGTCTCAAGGCTTAAATCTCGATTCTTACCTGCAATATACCAATATGGAGCTTGATGCATTCCGCAAAACTTTTGCTGAACAGGCAGATAAGCAAGTAAGAATCCGCCTTGCTCTTGAGAAAATCGTAGAGCTTGAGGGGCTTACCGCTTCTGAGGAAGAAATCAGCAAAGAATACGAGAATATGGCGAAAAACTATGGTATGCCTGTTGACCAAATCAAAAAGGTTCTTCCTGCAACAGAAATTGCACAAGACCTTGCTGTAAACAAAGCAATTGATTTGGTACGTGACAGCGCAGTTGTTACTACCGAGGCTGCTCCTCAGGCAGAAGAAGAGGCACCTGCTAAGAAAAAGGCACCTGCTAAGAAAAAAGCACCTGCTAAAAAGAAAACAGAAAAGGCAGAAGATGCCGAATAA
- a CDS encoding metallophosphoesterase — MSIFAIGDLHLSLGTDKPMDIFSGWHNYVDRLTQNWNNSITQNDTVVIAGDTSWAMSLEQTLTDFQFLNSLPGEKYIIKGNHDYWWTSKTKMENFFALNGLSTLHILHNSAVQAEGTVLCGTRGWLFEKGEAHDVKILAREAARLQLSIDAAKNMQGERIVFLHYPPVYGDEISAEIVDVLFRNGIKKCYYGHIHSGGCNYALNGEYMGIDFRLISSDFLRFKPLKIHEMVEF, encoded by the coding sequence ATGAGCATATTTGCAATCGGCGACCTGCATCTTTCCTTGGGCACCGATAAACCAATGGATATTTTTTCGGGTTGGCATAATTATGTGGATCGTCTTACCCAAAACTGGAATAATTCCATTACACAAAATGATACCGTTGTTATCGCCGGGGATACATCATGGGCAATGTCGCTGGAGCAAACTCTTACCGACTTTCAATTTTTAAACAGCTTGCCAGGTGAAAAATACATTATTAAAGGTAACCATGATTATTGGTGGACATCAAAAACCAAGATGGAAAATTTTTTTGCTTTAAATGGGCTTTCTACACTGCATATATTGCATAACAGCGCTGTACAGGCAGAGGGAACCGTGCTTTGCGGCACACGAGGCTGGCTGTTTGAAAAAGGCGAAGCGCATGATGTTAAAATCCTTGCGCGAGAGGCTGCAAGATTGCAGCTTTCCATTGATGCGGCAAAAAATATGCAGGGCGAACGTATTGTGTTTCTGCACTATCCGCCTGTTTACGGCGATGAAATCTCTGCCGAGATTGTTGATGTTCTTTTTCGCAACGGGATTAAAAAGTGCTATTACGGGCATATTCACTCGGGAGGCTGCAACTATGCGCTTAACGGCGAATATATGGGGATTGACTTCAGGCTTATTTCGAGCGATTTTTTGCGTTTTAAACCCTTAAAAATACACGAAATGGTAGAATTTTAA
- the thrC gene encoding threonine synthase, protein MNYISTRDKTQKVPSAVAIANGISKEGGLFVPESFPQITEERLLKLSKMSYTERAKNILGDFLTDFTDDELYHCVTGAYTDKFEDDSVTRIAKLGDDIYMLELWHGPTCAFKDMALQLLPYLLKTSAEKTVDGKEIVILVATSGDTGKAALEGFKDVEGTRIMVFYPEQGVSPMQKLQMATQEGENVTVCAIKGNFDDAQTAVKQIFTDKALAERLAANNMMFSSANSINWGRLVPQIVYYISAYCDLLADEEIAIGDKINVCVPTGNFGNILAAYYAKKMGLPIAKFICASNENNVLTDFIRTGTYNKKREFHATISPSMDILISSNLERLLFSLYEGNDVAVKKLMSNLNERGSYAVSDVVREHLQAEFYGGYCDDVSTKATIKNTFKNYSYLCDTHTAVAMNVYNGYVKETGDKTKTVIASTASPFKFAQSVLESVAGTTDGFTEFEMTDKLAELTGCAVPDSLALLKDKAPRFADVCNKAKIEEYVVSQLNLK, encoded by the coding sequence ATGAACTACATCAGCACCAGAGATAAAACTCAAAAAGTACCCTCTGCCGTTGCCATTGCAAATGGTATTTCAAAAGAGGGCGGGTTGTTTGTGCCCGAAAGTTTTCCGCAGATTACCGAAGAGCGTCTGCTCAAGCTTTCTAAAATGAGCTACACAGAGCGAGCTAAAAACATTCTCGGCGATTTTCTCACTGATTTTACCGACGATGAATTGTATCATTGCGTTACAGGTGCGTATACCGACAAATTTGAGGATGATTCTGTTACCCGTATAGCAAAACTGGGTGACGATATTTATATGCTCGAGTTATGGCATGGCCCCACATGTGCTTTTAAAGATATGGCACTGCAACTTTTGCCCTATCTTCTCAAGACCTCTGCTGAAAAAACTGTGGACGGCAAAGAAATCGTTATTTTGGTTGCCACCTCAGGTGATACGGGCAAAGCAGCGCTGGAAGGTTTCAAAGACGTAGAAGGCACACGGATAATGGTGTTCTACCCAGAGCAGGGTGTCAGCCCCATGCAAAAACTGCAAATGGCAACACAAGAGGGCGAAAACGTTACAGTTTGTGCAATCAAGGGGAACTTTGACGATGCCCAAACCGCTGTGAAGCAAATCTTTACCGACAAAGCGCTGGCAGAACGGCTTGCTGCAAACAATATGATGTTTTCTTCTGCAAACTCCATTAACTGGGGCAGGCTTGTGCCGCAAATTGTATATTATATCAGTGCGTACTGCGATTTGCTTGCCGATGAAGAGATTGCCATAGGCGATAAAATCAATGTTTGTGTGCCTACCGGTAACTTTGGCAATATTCTTGCTGCATATTATGCAAAAAAAATGGGGCTTCCCATCGCCAAATTTATTTGTGCATCCAACGAAAACAATGTACTAACCGATTTTATACGAACCGGTACCTACAACAAAAAACGCGAGTTTCATGCTACCATATCACCGTCCATGGATATCCTTATTTCATCAAACTTGGAACGTTTGCTCTTTTCGTTGTATGAGGGCAATGATGTGGCAGTGAAAAAGTTGATGAGCAACTTGAATGAGCGAGGCAGTTATGCTGTATCAGATGTTGTACGTGAACATTTGCAGGCAGAGTTTTACGGCGGTTACTGCGACGATGTATCAACCAAAGCAACCATTAAGAATACTTTTAAAAACTATTCCTATCTCTGCGATACACATACAGCAGTTGCTATGAATGTCTACAATGGGTATGTTAAAGAAACGGGCGATAAAACAAAAACAGTGATTGCCTCAACAGCAAGCCCATTTAAATTTGCACAAAGCGTACTTGAATCGGTTGCAGGCACAACGGATGGATTTACTGAATTTGAAATGACAGATAAGCTTGCAGAACTCACCGGCTGTGCTGTCCCCGATAGCCTTGCACTACTCAAAGATAAAGCACCGCGTTTTGCCGATGTGTGCAATAAAGCAAAAATTGAAGAGTATGTAGTTTCGCAATTAAACTTAAAGTAA
- a CDS encoding dipeptidase — translation MKVFDLHCDTIIELCASGENLINHTRQLSIDRACFESYVQTFAVFMPDQYRGKAAIDYFNRNLHYFKSQMQRYSELIEQAYTGGDLTRILQNGKIAAVLSVEGGSVLAGDLSYVPYLKQQGVSLLTLTWNGENELGSGTVANSHLTDFGRDAVAALEQNGIIVDASHLSDKGFDDLLEIASKPFVATHSNARAVCDVPRNLRDDQFQEIVKRQGLVGINFYPNFLCKQDKENAGFKEILCHVEHFLALGGEDALALGSDFDGASMPADLNSLEKIANLYEFMLQSISDKKLVDKMFFDNAYRFYQKHLG, via the coding sequence GTGAAAGTATTTGATTTGCACTGCGATACAATCATTGAGCTTTGTGCGTCCGGTGAAAATCTCATCAATCATACACGCCAGCTTTCAATCGACCGCGCATGTTTTGAAAGTTATGTGCAAACCTTTGCAGTTTTTATGCCCGATCAATATCGTGGTAAGGCTGCAATCGACTACTTTAATCGTAATCTGCATTATTTTAAAAGCCAGATGCAACGTTACAGTGAGCTTATCGAACAGGCGTATACAGGCGGCGACCTTACCCGCATACTGCAAAACGGTAAAATAGCTGCGGTTCTTTCGGTTGAGGGCGGTTCCGTATTGGCGGGCGACCTTTCTTATGTGCCATATTTAAAGCAGCAGGGAGTCTCGCTCTTAACACTTACTTGGAACGGTGAGAACGAACTGGGCAGTGGAACCGTTGCAAACAGCCATTTAACCGATTTTGGCAGAGATGCCGTTGCTGCTCTTGAGCAAAATGGAATTATCGTTGATGCATCTCATCTTTCGGACAAAGGTTTTGATGACCTTTTAGAGATTGCCTCAAAACCTTTCGTAGCCACCCACTCCAACGCCCGTGCCGTATGCGATGTACCACGAAACCTGCGGGACGACCAGTTTCAAGAAATTGTAAAGCGTCAAGGGCTGGTTGGTATTAATTTTTATCCCAATTTTTTGTGCAAACAGGATAAAGAAAACGCCGGTTTTAAAGAGATACTGTGCCATGTCGAGCATTTTCTTGCACTCGGCGGAGAAGACGCATTGGCACTGGGCTCCGATTTTGACGGCGCCTCTATGCCGGCAGATTTAAATTCTCTTGAAAAAATTGCAAATCTCTATGAGTTTATGTTACAATCTATTTCAGACAAAAAGCTTGTTGATAAAATGTTTTTTGATAATGCTTATCGCTTTTATCAAAAGCATTTGGGATAG
- a CDS encoding YraN family protein: MNTVEIGRIGEEYAAGILQKIGLTVIAQNYHSRFGEIDIIAVNEQYIVFAEVKTRVQGCLGVPADAVGIQKQRRIIKTAAHYLISHPVNLQPRFDVVEIITSPNGEVISSNHFANAFCAQSSDIF; the protein is encoded by the coding sequence GTGAATACCGTTGAAATTGGCCGTATCGGCGAAGAATATGCAGCGGGTATTCTGCAAAAGATAGGGTTAACGGTAATTGCACAGAATTACCACTCTCGTTTTGGAGAAATTGACATTATTGCCGTAAATGAACAGTATATTGTATTTGCAGAGGTAAAAACACGTGTACAGGGGTGTTTGGGTGTACCTGCAGATGCAGTAGGCATACAAAAGCAACGGCGCATTATTAAAACTGCTGCCCACTATTTAATTAGCCACCCTGTCAACCTGCAGCCCCGTTTTGACGTAGTAGAAATCATAACTTCACCCAACGGCGAAGTTATTTCAAGCAATCATTTTGCAAATGCGTTTTGTGCACAATCCAGTGACATTTTTTAG
- a CDS encoding ribonuclease HII translates to MSLYEFEKQAYAEHSFRTICGIDEAGRGPLAGPVYVAAVILPRDIEIEGLNDSKKISEKKREILFQKIIDKALAFRIEAVDEQVIDEINILNATMLGMKRAAEGLAIKPDIAYIDGNKCPDLEGIQAEFVIGGDAKSASIAAASILAKVSRDHYMLELAQSYPQYQFERHKGYGTKLHYEMLEKYGISPVHRRSFLKKLTGAAK, encoded by the coding sequence ATGAGTTTGTACGAGTTTGAAAAACAGGCGTATGCAGAGCATAGCTTTCGCACGATTTGCGGCATCGACGAGGCGGGTAGAGGCCCTTTGGCAGGCCCTGTCTATGTGGCTGCCGTTATTTTGCCCCGTGATATTGAAATTGAGGGGTTAAACGATTCTAAAAAAATTTCTGAGAAGAAACGTGAGATTCTTTTTCAAAAAATTATTGATAAAGCTCTGGCATTTCGCATTGAAGCGGTAGATGAACAAGTTATTGACGAAATTAATATTTTAAACGCTACTATGCTCGGGATGAAACGTGCGGCAGAAGGGCTTGCAATAAAGCCCGATATCGCTTACATAGACGGTAACAAGTGCCCTGATTTAGAGGGAATTCAAGCGGAATTTGTTATCGGCGGTGATGCAAAATCGGCATCCATCGCCGCTGCGTCTATACTGGCAAAAGTCAGCCGGGACCATTATATGCTTGAGCTTGCACAAAGCTACCCTCAATACCAATTCGAGCGCCACAAGGGCTATGGTACGAAACTGCATTATGAAATGCTTGAAAAATACGGTATTTCGCCTGTGCATCGCCGCAGCTTTCTTAAAAAATTAACGGGGGCAGCCAAGTGA
- the ylqF gene encoding ribosome biogenesis GTPase YlqF, whose product MTEIPSIQWFPGHMAKTRRLMQANLPLVDIIIELTDARIPASSRNPEIDKLTGGKPRVVLLNKCDAADEHIIAKWCDYYKKQGVAALPTDCRSGKGLKQFIPLVKEVLSDELERREKKGMSGKPIRMMIVGIPNAGKSSFINRMANSKRAKVEDRPGVTRGKQWVSLDKGYDLLDMPGVLWPKFEDPTVGEHLAFTGAVKDDVLDIELLAMRLLDLLNREYHNLLCSRYNLTDEETAEIEPYDLLKLVGKKRGMLISGGEVNTERAAIMVLDEFRSGKIGRITLENPPEVTA is encoded by the coding sequence ATGACTGAGATACCATCTATTCAGTGGTTTCCGGGGCATATGGCAAAAACGCGTCGGCTGATGCAGGCAAATCTGCCGCTTGTTGATATTATTATCGAGCTTACCGATGCACGCATTCCCGCATCCAGCCGTAACCCCGAAATTGATAAACTGACAGGGGGAAAACCCAGAGTTGTTCTGCTCAATAAATGTGACGCTGCCGATGAACATATCATTGCAAAATGGTGTGATTATTATAAAAAGCAGGGCGTAGCGGCACTGCCCACCGATTGCCGCAGTGGTAAAGGGCTCAAGCAATTTATTCCCCTCGTTAAAGAAGTACTAAGCGATGAACTAGAACGCCGCGAAAAAAAGGGGATGTCCGGCAAACCAATACGTATGATGATTGTCGGCATTCCCAACGCGGGCAAATCCTCTTTTATCAACCGCATGGCAAATTCGAAACGCGCTAAGGTAGAAGACCGCCCTGGTGTAACTCGCGGCAAGCAGTGGGTGAGTTTAGACAAAGGCTATGATTTGCTGGATATGCCCGGTGTTTTGTGGCCCAAATTTGAAGATCCTACGGTAGGCGAGCATCTTGCATTTACGGGAGCGGTGAAAGACGATGTTCTTGATATTGAGCTGTTGGCAATGCGTTTGCTTGACCTTTTAAACCGAGAATATCACAATTTGCTTTGCTCGCGTTATAATCTGACCGACGAAGAAACCGCCGAGATTGAGCCGTACGATTTGCTCAAACTTGTGGGCAAAAAACGCGGCATGCTTATTTCGGGCGGAGAAGTGAACACCGAGCGTGCAGCGATTATGGTGCTTGATGAATTTCGTAGCGGAAAAATAGGCCGTATCACGCTGGAGAACCCGCCGGAGGTAACTGCATGA
- the lepB gene encoding signal peptidase I, translating to MNEWEENTSEYEQKNNRLFVKNAFEWVESIAFAVITVVLIFTFLFRVVGVEGKSMEPTLHDGNFIVISDLFFQPKNNDVVVITPTTSLDIPIVKRVIATGGQTVDIDFKKGIVYVDGKALDEPYIAEPTNLYYDIVFPQTVPEGYIFVMGDNRNHSLDSRDSTIGMVDMRYVLGKALVRILPVTQIGIIR from the coding sequence ATGAATGAATGGGAAGAAAATACATCGGAATACGAACAGAAAAACAACCGTCTGTTTGTTAAAAACGCCTTTGAATGGGTTGAATCAATCGCATTTGCGGTGATTACCGTTGTACTTATTTTTACATTTCTGTTTCGAGTTGTAGGGGTCGAGGGCAAATCTATGGAGCCCACCTTGCATGACGGTAATTTTATTGTTATATCTGACCTGTTTTTTCAACCAAAAAATAATGATGTTGTAGTCATCACACCCACCACAAGCCTCGACATTCCCATTGTTAAACGCGTTATCGCTACAGGCGGGCAAACGGTGGATATCGACTTTAAAAAAGGAATCGTTTATGTTGACGGCAAAGCGCTGGATGAGCCGTATATTGCCGAGCCAACCAATCTATACTATGATATAGTCTTTCCGCAGACGGTACCCGAGGGTTATATTTTTGTTATGGGTGACAATCGTAATCACTCACTCGATAGCAGAGACAGCACCATTGGTATGGTGGATATGCGGTATGTTTTGGGTAAAGCACTGGTGCGGATTTTACCCGTTACACAAATTGGCATTATTCGTTGA
- the rplS gene encoding 50S ribosomal protein L19 produces the protein MDALKLIAQDSIKSEAPSVEIGDTVKVHVKIKEGDRERIQLFEGTVIAKRHGGVAETFTVRRVAHGCGVERVFPIHSPNVDKVELVRHGKVRRSKLYYLRDRVGKAAKVKEQLR, from the coding sequence ATGGATGCTTTAAAACTCATTGCACAGGATTCCATCAAATCCGAAGCCCCTTCTGTAGAAATTGGTGATACCGTTAAAGTTCACGTAAAAATCAAAGAGGGCGACAGAGAGAGAATCCAGTTGTTCGAAGGAACTGTCATTGCAAAAAGACATGGCGGGGTAGCAGAAACTTTCACTGTAAGACGTGTAGCACACGGCTGCGGAGTTGAGAGGGTTTTCCCGATTCATTCCCCGAACGTTGATAAGGTAGAGCTTGTAAGACATGGTAAAGTACGCAGAAGCAAACTGTATTATCTGCGTGACAGAGTTGGTAAGGCTGCAAAAGTTAAAGAGCAACTTCGCTAA
- a CDS encoding TIGR03936 family radical SAM-associated protein: MDMSNVRDIRVFFTRRDAAKYISHLDVNRCFQRALARSHLPVWYTQGFNPHIYITFAMPTPLGYESDCETMDLRVTEEISMNEIKDRLNAALPMGLRVYHVASPIHKPDDIASCDYQVLVSAPSKTSAELQEMFQAMLNRDIIPVEKKTKKGFKEIDLKPFIGLKGLDSYEDGIRLLLRLAAGTTTNINPTLVFDAFSKLYNMELDCIRVKKLQVYTDNPVKDEIFE; the protein is encoded by the coding sequence ATGGATATGTCAAACGTCCGCGATATTCGCGTGTTCTTTACCCGCCGCGATGCTGCAAAATATATTTCTCATCTTGATGTAAACCGCTGCTTTCAACGTGCGCTTGCACGTTCGCATTTGCCGGTGTGGTATACGCAGGGCTTTAATCCCCACATTTACATCACTTTTGCAATGCCCACACCTCTTGGTTATGAAAGTGATTGCGAGACAATGGACTTGCGCGTGACCGAAGAAATCTCGATGAATGAAATTAAAGACCGCCTGAATGCTGCACTGCCAATGGGGCTACGTGTTTACCATGTTGCTTCGCCAATACACAAACCCGATGACATTGCATCATGCGATTACCAGGTGTTGGTGTCTGCACCGAGTAAAACAAGTGCCGAACTGCAAGAAATGTTTCAAGCAATGCTCAATCGCGATATAATCCCTGTAGAAAAGAAAACAAAAAAAGGCTTTAAAGAAATCGACCTTAAACCATTTATCGGTTTAAAAGGCTTAGATTCTTACGAAGACGGCATTCGCCTTTTACTGCGCCTTGCAGCAGGCACTACTACAAATATCAACCCCACACTGGTGTTTGATGCTTTTTCAAAACTGTACAATATGGAGCTTGATTGCATTCGTGTAAAGAAGCTGCAGGTTTATACCGATAACCCCGTAAAAGATGAGATTTTCGAATAA
- a CDS encoding TIGR03960 family B12-binding radical SAM protein produces the protein MESIKTQLDKILLKVQRPARYVGGELNSVVKQREEVDFRFAFCFPDTYEVGMSHLGMKILYSQLNEMDGVWCERVFAPESDMEKLMRENHIPLYGLESMDSIADFDMIGFTLQYELSFTGVLNMLDLAGVPVRSEQRSSLAPLIVAGGPCACNPEPIADFIDLFMLGEGEEVLPELVNAYRDAKAKGLSKAEFLKIAAQIQGVYVPSLYEFAYNQDGTVKSITPRDGAPAVVTKRIIKDLDKVYFPKEFIVPFVEPVHDRSMIEVLRGCIRGCRFCQAGFIYRPFREKSPETLNKNGWDLTCNTGYEEISLSSLSTSDYSKLGDLLDKMLVWTDKEQVNLSLPSLRVDNFSEKLLEQIAKVRKSGLTFAPEAGTQRMRDVINKNVTEEEVIHTCTTAFQGGYTAVKLYFMLGLPTETNEDLKGIVDLAQKVVDLYYSLPDKPKGRGVTVSISLAGFVPKPFTPFQFEPQATMQELQEKQKYLLSCVTSRKINVKYHDSKTSVLEGVFARGDRRLCNVIETAWRSGCNLDGWDNHFKFENWMAAFDACGIDPTFYANRTRPYDEIMPWDHLDYGVTKRFLIEENKKAHADTVTPHCRLKCGGCGANKLNGGCKF, from the coding sequence ATGGAGAGCATTAAAACACAATTAGATAAAATTCTGCTTAAAGTTCAGCGCCCTGCACGTTATGTAGGCGGTGAACTGAACAGTGTAGTAAAGCAACGCGAAGAGGTAGATTTCCGCTTTGCGTTTTGTTTCCCCGATACCTATGAAGTGGGTATGTCACACCTCGGTATGAAGATTTTGTATTCTCAGCTTAACGAAATGGATGGGGTTTGGTGCGAGCGCGTGTTTGCACCCGAATCCGACATGGAGAAGCTGATGAGAGAGAACCATATTCCTCTTTACGGGCTCGAAAGCATGGATTCCATCGCAGATTTTGATATGATTGGGTTTACCCTACAGTATGAGCTTAGCTTTACAGGGGTCCTCAATATGCTCGACCTTGCGGGTGTACCTGTACGCAGTGAGCAGCGCAGCAGTTTAGCACCCTTAATTGTTGCTGGCGGTCCTTGTGCATGTAACCCAGAGCCCATCGCCGATTTTATTGATTTGTTTATGCTTGGCGAGGGCGAAGAGGTTTTGCCCGAACTGGTAAATGCTTACCGCGATGCAAAAGCCAAAGGGCTTTCTAAAGCAGAATTTCTCAAGATAGCTGCACAGATTCAAGGCGTTTATGTTCCGTCTCTTTACGAGTTTGCGTATAACCAAGACGGTACCGTCAAATCAATCACTCCGCGTGATGGTGCCCCTGCTGTTGTAACCAAGCGTATTATAAAAGATTTGGACAAGGTGTATTTCCCAAAAGAATTCATTGTACCGTTTGTTGAGCCGGTGCACGACCGCTCTATGATTGAGGTGCTGCGCGGCTGTATCCGCGGGTGCCGTTTTTGTCAGGCGGGGTTCATCTATCGTCCATTCCGCGAAAAATCTCCCGAAACGCTCAATAAAAACGGTTGGGACCTCACCTGTAATACAGGCTACGAAGAAATATCGCTTTCGTCTCTTTCTACCAGCGATTATTCCAAACTAGGAGATTTACTGGACAAAATGCTTGTGTGGACGGATAAAGAGCAGGTAAACTTGAGCCTGCCGTCGCTGCGTGTGGATAACTTCTCTGAAAAACTGCTTGAGCAGATTGCAAAGGTTCGCAAAAGCGGGCTTACTTTTGCACCCGAAGCAGGTACGCAGCGTATGCGTGATGTCATCAATAAAAATGTTACCGAAGAAGAGGTCATCCACACCTGCACCACGGCATTTCAGGGTGGATATACTGCGGTAAAGCTTTACTTTATGCTGGGGTTACCCACCGAGACCAACGAAGACTTAAAAGGCATTGTCGACCTTGCGCAAAAAGTGGTTGACCTTTATTACTCTTTGCCCGATAAACCAAAGGGAAGGGGAGTTACGGTTTCCATCAGCCTTGCAGGTTTTGTGCCCAAGCCGTTCACGCCCTTTCAGTTCGAGCCGCAGGCGACGATGCAAGAACTTCAGGAAAAACAAAAATACCTGTTATCCTGTGTGACAAGCCGCAAAATTAATGTAAAATATCACGACTCCAAAACCAGTGTTCTTGAGGGTGTCTTTGCTCGGGGCGACCGTCGCCTGTGCAATGTTATCGAAACAGCGTGGCGCAGCGGTTGTAACCTTGATGGCTGGGACAATCATTTTAAATTTGAAAACTGGATGGCGGCTTTTGATGCATGCGGCATTGACCCGACGTTCTATGCCAACCGCACCCGCCCCTACGATGAAATTATGCCTTGGGATCACCTGGATTACGGTGTTACCAAACGTTTTCTGATTGAAGAAAATAAAAAAGCACATGCCGATACCGTTACCCCCCACTGCCGTTTAAAATGCGGCGGCTGCGGTGCAAATAAACTAAACGGAGGGTGTAAGTTTTAA
- a CDS encoding site-2 protease family protein has translation MSVSYPFLAVLTAFLTFDKTGLGGQMFCAALLHELGHLTVMYLFRQPPRSIDFVSFGIRIRKQQSTALSYGKEVLVFLAGPLSNFISAAILYIIADAQFTQLALVHILLGLFNLLPIGALDGGMIVGNLAHCFTSEHTAKVISLTVSLLCLLPIMAASFILAIQGKANVTLIVTSFYLAFTIFASKDR, from the coding sequence GTGAGCGTGAGCTACCCTTTTTTGGCGGTACTCACGGCTTTTTTAACTTTCGATAAAACGGGCCTCGGCGGGCAGATGTTTTGCGCCGCACTTTTGCACGAGTTGGGGCATCTTACGGTGATGTACCTATTTCGCCAGCCACCGCGTAGCATCGATTTTGTTTCGTTTGGCATCCGCATCCGTAAGCAACAGAGCACGGCTCTATCATATGGCAAAGAAGTTCTTGTTTTTTTAGCCGGCCCGCTTTCTAATTTTATTTCCGCGGCAATACTATACATAATAGCAGACGCGCAGTTTACACAACTTGCACTGGTACATATTCTTTTGGGGTTGTTCAATTTATTGCCCATCGGTGCATTGGATGGGGGGATGATAGTTGGAAATCTAGCGCACTGTTTTACAAGCGAGCATACTGCTAAGGTAATTTCACTTACTGTGTCGCTGCTATGTCTGCTGCCGATTATGGCAGCCTCTTTTATCTTGGCAATTCAAGGTAAAGCAAACGTCACGCTGATTGTCACATCTTTTTATCTTGCTTTCACCATTTTTGCAAGTAAAGACAGATAG